The window CACGCCCCAGATCACGAAAGTCCAGCTCGCTCCGTGCCACAGGCCGCCCAAGGTCATCGTGAGCAGCAAGTTGCGGTTGGTCTGCCAGCTTGTGCCGCGGCTGCCGCCCAAGGGAATGAACAGGTAGTCGCGCAGCCAGCTCGACAGCGAAATGTGCCAACGCCGCCAGAACTCGGAAATGTTGGCCGAGGCGTAAGGCATGTTGAAGTTCTGCGCCAGCTTGAATCCCAGCATGTGGGCCGTGCCCAAGGCCATGTCGGTGTAGCCCGAAAAATCGCAGTAAATCTGCAGGGCGTAAGCCAGCACGGCCAGCCATACCGCCGTGGTGCGATATTGCTCCGGATTGGCGAACACCGGGTCGGCGAACATGGCCATGCGGTCGGCCACGGCCAGCTTCTTGAACAGCCCCATCAAAAAGAACTGGGCGCCCAACTGCAGGCGGGCCCAGTCCCACTGCTTGCGGCGGTTGATCTGCGGCAGGAAGTCGCGGGCACGCACGATCGGCCCGGCCACCAGGTGCGGAAAGAACGTGATGAACAGCATGAAGTGGGCCAGGCTGCGCTCGGCCGGCACGTGGCGGCGATAGACATCGACGCCGTAGTTGATGGCCTCGAAGGTGTAAAAGGAAATGCCGATCGGCAGGATCACCTGCAACACCGGCAGCGACGAAGTGGAGCCCATCGCCTGCAGGGCCTGCTCGACCGAGTGCAGGAAGAAGTTGGCGTACTTGAAGTAACACAACAGCGAGAGGTTGCCGACCACGGTGATGCTCAGCAGCAGCTTGCGGCGGCGCGGATCTTCGCTGGCGGCAATGCCACGGGCGACGAAGTAGTCGATCGTCGTGGAGACGCCGATGATCAGGGCCAGCCACTGGTTCCAGCTCGCGTAGAAATAGAAGCTGGCCGCCAGCAGCAGGTAGATGCGGACGCGGTGCCAAGGCATCGCCCAGTAAAGAGCGAAGACGAGCGTGAAAAAAACGAGGAACTTTTCAGAGCAGAAGAGCATGGGCCTGCCTTCAAGACGGGATTGCTGGCGCGGGGCCGTTTTGGCGGCGGCGGAGTATAGCGGAAGCCGCTGGTCGTGCAATCGCAGATTATTTTGGTCGCACGACGACCAGTTGGCCAATTACAATCCAGGAAAAGCCCCGCAAACTGCCCGATTTGCCCGTGGTACGCTATTTGCGGCACCCCCGCACGGCTTCAAGCAAGCGACCTTCGGGCGGGTAAGGCGCTTGCACCACTGTTATTCTATTCTTGGAAGGATGAAACCATGCGCGGGTCTCGGTCGTCGTCGAAATCGTTGCTTCGCTCAAATCGCGGGCGCGACTACAGAATGCTGTTCCAGTGTGCGGGACGATTCGAGCCTCTCGAACAGCGCAACCTGCTCACGGGCGACATGCAAATGAACCTGGTTTCGGACCAGGCGGGGACGGCCCTGATTCAAGACCCGGCCCTGATCGCCCCCTGGGGCATTACCGTGGCGCCGGACGGCAACTTCTGGGTCGCCAACAGTGGCTCCAGCGTGGCCACGCTTTATTCGGGCGACGCTGCCGGCAAGCCATTTGGCAAGGATTCGCTGGAGGTCCAGATACCCGGCGGCTTGCCCACCGGCGTCGTGGCAAACTCCTCGGGCGGTTTCGACGTCACCGCCCCCGATGGCTCGACCGCTTCCTCCCAGGTCATTTTCGGGTCGGCCAACGGCAACCTCGCCGGCAGCACGGTCAGCTCGACGTTGGCCGATTTGGCCGCACAGGTCGAGGGCGCCGTCTACACGGGCCTGGCCATGGGAACCGTCAACGGGACGAACTATCTGTTTGCCGCCGATTTCCAGAACGGCACGATCGACGTCTTCGACACCAACTTCGACCTGGTGGAATCCTTGCCCGCCGATTCCCATCCGGGCTACAGTCCTTTCGATGTGCAGGTCATCAATGGCCAACTGTATGTCACCTACGCGCAGTACAAGCTCAGCAGTTCGAGTGGCGGTGGCGATAACGATCAAGACGACGGTGGCCCCCAGAACGATGCCAAAGGTGGCAATGGAAACGGCCACGGCAATGAAAACGGCGGCCCCGGCCACGGGCATCACGGACCCAAAGGCGTGATGGACAACGACGGCGACGACGGCGAAAACGGCGGCGCCGGCCCCAGCGGCGTGCGTCTGCTCGTCGACACCGGCGGTTTTGTCGATTCCTACTCGATCAGCGACCTCGTCACCCGCGGCGCTCTGCCCACGGCCACCTGGTCGGCCAACTCCTCGCTGCTCAATGCTCCTTGGGGCCTGGCCATGGCGCCCAGCGGCTTCAGCGGTTTCGGCGGAGATTTGCTGGTGGGCAATTTCGGCGACGGGCACATTACGGCCCTCGATCCCACAACCGGCGCCGTCGCAAGCATATCGTCCAACACCACCGGTCAGCTCGAGAACCCCGACGGCGGCGCCATCGTCATCGATCATCTGCTCGGCCTGACGTTTGGCAACGGAACCACTGCCGGCGGGGCCGACACGCTGTACTTCACCTCGGCGCCCAACGGCGGCATGAGCTCGACTTCGAGCAACGCTTCGCTGGTCGTTCTCGATGGTTCGAGCAACGGCGCATTGAGCGCCGTGGGCAACGCCAGCGTGGCCGTTTCGGGCGGCGGCACGATCGTCGTCGACAGCAGCGACCCCTCGGCGATCACCGCCAACGGAAATGCCCAGGTGGCCGCCGGCACGATCGACGTGGTCGGCGGGGTGACCACGCACGGCAACGCCAATATCGATGGCGCGCTCGACACGGGCGCCGCGGCCGTGGGTGATCCGCTGGGGTCGCTGCCCGTGCTGTCCACGGCCGGCCTGCAGCAGTTCCAGGCCATGCACATTGACGGCGGCCATGTCACGCTCCAACCCGGCGTATACACCGGCGGCATCACGGTCACGGGCCAGGCCTCGGTCTTCTTGCTGCCCGGCATTTATATCTTGCAGGGAGGCGGACTGAACATTACCGGCGGCGCCAGCGTGGTCGGCACGGGCGTCATGATTTACAATAGTCCGCTCAACGCCGGCCAGGGAATCCACGTCAGCGGACAAGGCAGCCTGGTGCTGTCGGGGCCGGCGAGCGGCACGTATAAGGGCGTGGCCATCTTCGAGGCCCGCGGCGCCGGTTCGCCGATCGCCATCGACGGCCAAGGCTCCATCACCGTGCAGGGGATTTTCTATGCCGCCAGCGCCCCGATCGAGGTCACGGGCAACGGACGCCTGACGGTGTTGAACGATCTCGATGACAACATCCGGGCACAACTCATCGCCTTCGACGTCAACGTGGTCGGCAACGGCACGGTCTCCGTCAGCGGCAGCCCCATCAGCGGCATCCACGGCCTGCTCGGCAGCTTGCAGGCGGCGACGGCCGCCAATCCCTTAGTGATCACCGGCGGGAGCTTCAGCGCCACGGAAGGGACGACGTTCACCGGCGCGGTGGCCGCCTTCGGGGCCAGCGCGGCGGGCGCCGTCGCTTCCGACTTCACCGCGACGATCAACTGGGGCGACGGCACCTCTTCGACCGGCACCGTCACAGCCACCGGCAACGGCGGCTTTCTGGTCATGGGCAATCATACCTACGCCGAAGAGGGGACCGAGGCCGTCACGGTCACGCTCAGCGACAACGCGAGCCATACCGTGAGCGCGGCGGCCCAGGCGAACGTGGCCGATGCTCCGCTGGTGGCGGCGGGGATCAACATTCCCGTCCAGACAAGCCTGACCGTGACCAACTTGCAGGTCGCCTCCGTGACCGACACCGGCGGCGCCGAAGCGGCCACCAGCTATACGGCCACCATCGACTGGGGCGACGGCACGACGGCCACAACGGTCACGCCGGGCATCAGCGGCAACACGCTGGACATCGTCGGCAGCCACACCTACGCCTTGGCGGGCGAGTATGACGTGACCGTCACTGTAAATGATGAAGGCGGGGCCTCGACGGTGGTCCACTCGGTGGTCTTCGTCGGCAGCCCGCCGCCGACTAATCTGTTTGTCAGCAATGCGTTCCAAGAAGTGCTCCAACGTCCCATCGACGTCGGCGCGCTGAAGTTCTTCACCAGCGAGTTGCAGAGCG is drawn from Pirellulales bacterium and contains these coding sequences:
- a CDS encoding MBOAT family protein; its protein translation is MLFCSEKFLVFFTLVFALYWAMPWHRVRIYLLLAASFYFYASWNQWLALIIGVSTTIDYFVARGIAASEDPRRRKLLLSITVVGNLSLLCYFKYANFFLHSVEQALQAMGSTSSLPVLQVILPIGISFYTFEAINYGVDVYRRHVPAERSLAHFMLFITFFPHLVAGPIVRARDFLPQINRRKQWDWARLQLGAQFFLMGLFKKLAVADRMAMFADPVFANPEQYRTTAVWLAVLAYALQIYCDFSGYTDMALGTAHMLGFKLAQNFNMPYASANISEFWRRWHISLSSWLRDYLFIPLGGSRGTSWQTNRNLLLTMTLGGLWHGASWTFVIWGVIHGTVLIGHRYFRSFCQARPKLNDALLTPPGTALRIAATFLTVSLAWVFFRATTFGAAMTVLGRMFSVQQGLGPPMAKESLWVLTSVVVAAHLFALSGLWKKWSVRMPAPMLGMSYALLLTITLVLAPDSGKAFIYFQF
- a CDS encoding TIGR03118 family protein gives rise to the protein MRGSRSSSKSLLRSNRGRDYRMLFQCAGRFEPLEQRNLLTGDMQMNLVSDQAGTALIQDPALIAPWGITVAPDGNFWVANSGSSVATLYSGDAAGKPFGKDSLEVQIPGGLPTGVVANSSGGFDVTAPDGSTASSQVIFGSANGNLAGSTVSSTLADLAAQVEGAVYTGLAMGTVNGTNYLFAADFQNGTIDVFDTNFDLVESLPADSHPGYSPFDVQVINGQLYVTYAQYKLSSSSGGGDNDQDDGGPQNDAKGGNGNGHGNENGGPGHGHHGPKGVMDNDGDDGENGGAGPSGVRLLVDTGGFVDSYSISDLVTRGALPTATWSANSSLLNAPWGLAMAPSGFSGFGGDLLVGNFGDGHITALDPTTGAVASISSNTTGQLENPDGGAIVIDHLLGLTFGNGTTAGGADTLYFTSAPNGGMSSTSSNASLVVLDGSSNGALSAVGNASVAVSGGGTIVVDSSDPSAITANGNAQVAAGTIDVVGGVTTHGNANIDGALDTGAAAVGDPLGSLPVLSTAGLQQFQAMHIDGGHVTLQPGVYTGGITVTGQASVFLLPGIYILQGGGLNITGGASVVGTGVMIYNSPLNAGQGIHVSGQGSLVLSGPASGTYKGVAIFEARGAGSPIAIDGQGSITVQGIFYAASAPIEVTGNGRLTVLNDLDDNIRAQLIAFDVNVVGNGTVSVSGSPISGIHGLLGSLQAATAANPLVITGGSFSATEGTTFTGAVAAFGASAAGAVASDFTATINWGDGTSSTGTVTATGNGGFLVMGNHTYAEEGTEAVTVTLSDNASHTVSAAAQANVADAPLVAAGINIPVQTSLTVTNLQVASVTDTGGAEAATSYTATIDWGDGTTATTVTPGISGNTLDIVGSHTYALAGEYDVTVTVNDEGGASTVVHSVVFVGSPPPTNLFVSNAFQEVLQRPIDVGALKFFTSELQSGVPRGTVALALTQSDEYLDNQIEQAYLEYLGRDADDAGLAFWLNMMKGGLTIERLDADFIGTPEFYAHSGDTDDLWVEHMYFDLLGRAPDTAGLTFWLNALAGGEARAVVALGFADSAEHETIIVRDDYLTILGRPPAPPEVDFWVTEFEQGMNNENVVAGFIGSDEYFHDHSQD